Proteins co-encoded in one Kutzneria chonburiensis genomic window:
- a CDS encoding DUF2165 domain-containing protein → MRLLSRLGGLRVVVGVLTAISALQLALITIGNITDYDTNYAFVQHVFAMDTTFKSPHLMWRAITNPGLVTAAYVLIIIWEGLAAIALIAAVVAWIRGSELAKRLSSLGWLMEAMLFGGGFIAIGGEYFQMWQSSKWNGLSAALQNVIIASIGLILTHLVASRGREGAGDLQVDDGGAA, encoded by the coding sequence ATGCGTCTTCTCTCCAGACTGGGCGGCCTGCGTGTGGTCGTCGGGGTGCTCACCGCGATCAGCGCGCTACAGCTCGCGTTGATCACGATCGGCAACATCACGGACTACGACACGAACTACGCGTTCGTGCAGCACGTGTTCGCGATGGACACGACCTTCAAGTCACCGCACCTGATGTGGCGGGCCATCACCAACCCCGGCCTGGTGACCGCGGCCTACGTGCTGATCATCATCTGGGAGGGGCTGGCGGCGATCGCGCTGATCGCCGCGGTCGTGGCCTGGATCCGAGGCAGTGAGCTGGCCAAGCGGCTGTCCTCGCTGGGCTGGCTGATGGAGGCCATGCTGTTCGGCGGCGGCTTCATCGCCATCGGCGGCGAGTACTTCCAGATGTGGCAGTCGTCCAAGTGGAACGGCCTGTCGGCGGCGCTGCAGAACGTGATCATCGCGTCGATCGGCCTGATCCTGACCCACCTCGTCGCCTCACGGGGGCGTGAGGGCGCAGGGGACCTCCAGGTAGACGACGGTGGGGCCGCCTAG
- a CDS encoding acyl-CoA desaturase, with protein sequence MSTTLARPDIDPEPKGALERTLVAVFVVVPLLALLAAIPLAWGWGLGWHDIVIAVVFYFVSGFGVTVGFHRLFTHGSFRAKPALRTGLAIAGSLALEMGVIDWVATHRRHHKYADRAGDPHSPWRFGSDWKALTKGLLHAHVGWLFDRERTSAERFCPDLLADPAIKKVNQRFELLVAVSLLAPALVGGLWSMSWQGALTAFFWGSLVRIALLHHVTWSINSICHTFGDEEFEVRDKSRNVGWLAVLSMGESWHNLHHSDPSCARHGALPGQVDPSARVIWIFEKLGWATDVKWPDARRLAAKRLSTAKV encoded by the coding sequence GTGTCCACGACGCTGGCCAGGCCCGATATCGACCCCGAGCCGAAGGGCGCCCTGGAACGGACGCTGGTGGCGGTGTTCGTGGTCGTCCCATTGCTAGCACTGCTAGCGGCCATCCCGCTGGCCTGGGGCTGGGGCCTCGGCTGGCACGACATCGTGATCGCGGTGGTGTTCTACTTCGTGTCGGGCTTCGGCGTGACGGTTGGATTCCACCGGCTGTTCACGCACGGCTCGTTCCGCGCCAAACCGGCGCTGCGCACCGGACTGGCCATCGCCGGCAGCCTGGCACTGGAGATGGGCGTGATCGACTGGGTGGCCACGCACCGCCGCCACCACAAGTACGCGGACCGGGCCGGCGACCCGCACTCGCCGTGGCGGTTCGGCTCGGACTGGAAGGCGCTGACCAAGGGCCTGCTGCACGCCCACGTGGGCTGGCTCTTTGATCGTGAGCGGACCTCGGCCGAGCGGTTCTGCCCTGACCTGCTGGCCGATCCGGCGATCAAGAAGGTGAACCAGCGCTTCGAGCTGCTGGTCGCGGTGTCGCTGCTGGCCCCGGCGCTGGTTGGCGGCCTGTGGAGCATGTCGTGGCAGGGTGCCCTGACCGCCTTCTTCTGGGGCTCGCTGGTCCGCATCGCGCTGCTGCACCACGTCACCTGGTCGATCAACTCGATCTGCCACACCTTCGGCGACGAGGAGTTCGAGGTCCGCGACAAGTCACGCAACGTGGGCTGGCTGGCCGTGCTGAGCATGGGCGAGTCCTGGCACAACCTGCACCACAGCGACCCGAGCTGCGCCCGTCACGGCGCGCTGCCCGGACAGGTCGACCCCAGCGCCCGGGTCATCTGGATCTTCGAGAAGCTGGGCTGGGCCACGGACGTGAAATGGCCGGACGCCCGGCGTCTTGCGGCAAAGCGGCTGTCCACGGCCAAGGTATGA
- a CDS encoding glycosyltransferase family 2 protein yields the protein MPLLSVLTAAHAGRADLLARAGESVAAQRLPEGWTLEWVVQEDGPEPSLAPIVERFPFGRHAAHGEQLGIATTRNLALTRVDGELVHVLDSDDELLPDAISVALKAFEKFPAVHWVAAQADDLLPDDTRRSFALEYPAGYVEPGKMNEFTNGRGEPPIHCAGLTMRTRTVRALGGWAANPRSEDSALFVALAELTPGFVTPEVTWLHRLHTAQTTGEHAWKTLRAESMTMVRQRLAALRELGLELDV from the coding sequence ATGCCACTGCTGTCCGTGCTGACCGCGGCACACGCCGGCCGGGCCGACCTGCTCGCCCGGGCCGGAGAAAGCGTTGCCGCGCAACGGCTTCCCGAAGGCTGGACGCTGGAGTGGGTTGTGCAGGAGGACGGCCCCGAGCCGTCACTGGCTCCAATTGTCGAACGGTTCCCGTTCGGTCGACACGCCGCGCACGGCGAGCAGCTCGGCATTGCCACCACCCGAAACCTGGCGCTGACCCGGGTCGACGGCGAGCTCGTGCACGTGCTCGACTCGGACGACGAACTGCTGCCGGACGCGATTTCCGTTGCGCTGAAGGCGTTCGAGAAGTTCCCCGCGGTGCACTGGGTCGCCGCGCAGGCCGACGACCTGCTGCCGGACGACACCCGCCGATCGTTCGCCCTGGAGTACCCGGCCGGTTACGTCGAACCCGGCAAGATGAACGAGTTCACCAACGGCCGCGGCGAGCCGCCGATCCACTGCGCCGGGCTGACCATGCGCACCCGGACCGTGCGCGCACTCGGCGGCTGGGCGGCGAATCCGCGCTCCGAGGACAGCGCCCTGTTCGTCGCACTGGCCGAGCTGACGCCCGGTTTCGTCACGCCGGAAGTCACGTGGCTACACCGGTTGCACACGGCTCAGACCACCGGCGAACACGCCTGGAAAACGCTGCGGGCGGAGTCGATGACCATGGTCCGCCAGCGCCTGGCCGCGCTGCGCGAGCTCGGCCTGGAACTGGACGTCTGA
- a CDS encoding glycosyltransferase family 2 protein, whose amino-acid sequence MPLVSVLTAAHAGRAPLLPATGESLAAQVLPAGWELEWIIEEDGPEPVLAQVAAGFPQASHRALRAQMGVASTRNLALSRARGDLVHVLDSDDLMAPGGLATVIMAFERDPDIGWVAGQADNLMPDGGRVSFEPISPTGRVEAGAVNDYVLEHGRGPFHPAGLTLRTDLARAVGGWAALPRAEDMALVVAAAEVAAGYHTPEVTWLYRQHPGQMTRADDWPDLDPACWTVIRQRIESMRAL is encoded by the coding sequence ATGCCCCTGGTCTCGGTGCTGACCGCCGCGCACGCCGGCCGCGCCCCGTTGCTGCCGGCCACCGGCGAGAGCCTGGCCGCGCAGGTCCTGCCGGCCGGCTGGGAGCTGGAGTGGATCATCGAGGAGGACGGGCCGGAGCCGGTGTTGGCGCAGGTCGCGGCCGGTTTTCCGCAGGCTTCGCATCGCGCGCTCAGGGCACAGATGGGCGTGGCCAGCACTCGAAACCTGGCGTTGTCACGGGCTCGCGGCGACCTGGTGCACGTCCTTGATTCGGACGACCTGATGGCTCCGGGCGGCCTGGCCACCGTGATCATGGCCTTCGAGCGAGATCCGGACATCGGTTGGGTCGCCGGCCAGGCCGACAACCTGATGCCGGACGGTGGTCGAGTGAGCTTCGAGCCGATCTCGCCGACCGGCCGCGTCGAGGCCGGCGCGGTCAACGACTACGTGCTCGAGCACGGCCGCGGCCCGTTCCACCCGGCCGGCCTGACGCTGCGCACCGACCTGGCTCGGGCGGTCGGCGGCTGGGCGGCGTTGCCGCGAGCCGAGGACATGGCGCTGGTCGTGGCGGCGGCCGAGGTCGCCGCCGGTTACCACACACCCGAGGTCACCTGGCTGTACCGGCAGCACCCGGGCCAGATGACCCGCGCCGACGACTGGCCGGACCTGGATCCCGCGTGCTGGACGGTGATCCGGCAGCGCATCGAGTCCATGAGGGCCCTCTGA
- a CDS encoding glycosyltransferase family 2 protein, producing MPLLSVLTAVHGDRADVLAAAGESVAAQELPAGWELEWVVQEDGDRPRLGGYGEYEANGAQLGVAVTRNLALARVRGELVRVLDSDDLLLPGALARAIEAFEEHPEIHWVIARPRMADAVYFQLLPEGVHGRGAIGSYVQEHRRAPVHCAGLTAKTATVRAVGGWCANPRAEDIELVAAISELAPGYLDGTPSWLYRNHDGQTVRQANWGMLHAESYLMIHQRIAAARALGLRMGTN from the coding sequence ATGCCGCTGCTGTCCGTTCTCACCGCGGTGCACGGCGATCGTGCTGATGTGTTGGCTGCTGCGGGGGAATCCGTTGCGGCGCAAGAGCTTCCGGCCGGCTGGGAGCTGGAGTGGGTGGTGCAGGAGGACGGCGACCGTCCGAGGCTGGGCGGCTATGGCGAGTACGAGGCCAACGGGGCTCAGCTGGGCGTCGCCGTGACGAGAAACCTCGCGCTGGCAAGGGTTCGCGGCGAGCTCGTACGGGTGTTGGACTCCGACGACCTGCTGCTGCCGGGCGCGTTGGCCCGGGCGATCGAGGCGTTCGAAGAGCACCCCGAGATCCACTGGGTGATTGCCCGGCCGCGGATGGCCGATGCCGTCTACTTCCAGTTGCTGCCCGAGGGCGTGCACGGCCGTGGCGCGATCGGTTCGTACGTGCAGGAACACCGCCGGGCGCCGGTCCACTGCGCCGGCCTGACCGCGAAGACGGCGACCGTCCGGGCGGTCGGCGGCTGGTGCGCCAATCCACGGGCCGAGGACATCGAGCTCGTGGCGGCGATCTCCGAGCTGGCGCCCGGATATCTCGACGGCACACCGAGTTGGCTCTACCGCAACCACGACGGGCAGACCGTGCGGCAGGCGAACTGGGGCATGCTGCACGCCGAGTCGTACCTGATGATCCACCAGCGAATTGCCGCCGCCAGGGCACTGGGGCTGCGGATGGGGACGAACTGA
- a CDS encoding sensor histidine kinase, with amino-acid sequence MSVVAPPITLVSRMMMRLRLVPVALGLAIASQLGVAVLVFVIVAAALIPLWVGVPAVIAAMALCRRFADVHRSVAGSLLGREVPRPYRPIARTDNWVTRFRIAAADPATWRDLSWLLANAVVGVLCSAMVLGLLFGGLFWLTMPLWYGLVPEGVVIQSFGIWEVRNFDDSLWMVPAGVAELIFWGWLSPRLMWLNAAVTAGLLGPTETAVANTQLTTRVAQLSESRAVSVDTHASELRRIERDLHDGAQARLVALGMSLGMAEETVDDNPELAKQLLAEARESTNTALAELRGLVRGILPPVLADRGLEGALQALALASPLPVQVAIDLPGRPPEPVESAVYFAIAEALTNTAKHGAADHAWLRLSYSDGRLVAVVGDDGRGGADVEPGGGLHGLERRLAAFDGVLLVTSPLGGPTVVYLEVPCALTPP; translated from the coding sequence ATGTCGGTTGTGGCCCCACCGATCACCCTGGTGTCCCGCATGATGATGCGACTGCGACTCGTGCCGGTCGCGCTCGGCCTGGCGATCGCCAGCCAGCTGGGCGTGGCCGTGCTGGTCTTCGTGATCGTCGCCGCGGCCCTGATCCCGCTGTGGGTCGGCGTGCCGGCGGTGATCGCGGCGATGGCGCTGTGCCGCCGCTTCGCCGACGTGCACCGATCGGTCGCGGGCAGCCTGCTCGGCCGGGAGGTGCCCCGCCCGTACCGGCCGATCGCCCGCACCGACAACTGGGTGACCCGGTTCCGCATCGCCGCCGCCGACCCGGCCACCTGGCGCGACCTGTCCTGGCTGCTGGCCAACGCCGTCGTCGGCGTGCTGTGCAGCGCGATGGTGCTGGGGCTGCTGTTCGGCGGCCTGTTCTGGCTGACCATGCCCCTCTGGTACGGCCTGGTGCCGGAGGGCGTCGTCATCCAGTCGTTCGGCATCTGGGAGGTCCGCAATTTCGACGACAGCCTGTGGATGGTCCCGGCCGGCGTGGCCGAACTGATCTTCTGGGGCTGGCTGTCGCCCCGGCTGATGTGGCTCAACGCCGCCGTGACCGCCGGCCTGCTCGGGCCGACCGAGACCGCGGTGGCCAACACGCAGCTGACCACGCGGGTGGCCCAGCTGTCCGAATCGAGGGCGGTGTCGGTGGACACGCACGCGTCCGAGCTGCGGCGCATCGAGCGGGACCTGCACGACGGGGCGCAGGCCCGGCTGGTGGCGCTGGGCATGAGCCTGGGCATGGCCGAGGAGACGGTGGACGACAACCCGGAGCTGGCCAAGCAGCTGCTGGCCGAGGCCCGGGAGTCGACCAACACCGCGCTGGCCGAGCTGCGCGGCCTGGTCCGCGGCATCCTGCCGCCGGTGCTGGCCGACCGTGGCCTCGAGGGCGCGTTGCAGGCGTTGGCGCTGGCCAGCCCGCTGCCCGTGCAGGTGGCCATCGACCTGCCGGGACGCCCGCCGGAGCCGGTGGAGTCGGCGGTGTACTTCGCCATCGCCGAGGCGCTGACCAACACGGCCAAGCACGGCGCGGCCGACCACGCATGGCTGCGGCTGTCCTATTCGGACGGCCGGCTGGTCGCGGTGGTCGGGGACGACGGGCGTGGCGGCGCCGACGTCGAACCGGGTGGCGGCCTGCACGGTCTGGAGCGCCGGCTGGCCGCGTTCGACGGAGTGCTGCTGGTGACCAGCCCGCTAGGCGGCCCCACCGTCGTCTACCTGGAGGTCCCCTGCGCCCTCACGCCCCCGTGA